The genomic window AACTCGTACAATACTTTGTAGCGTTTAACAATCGTTTAAATTTTTCGTAAAACTATTTCATAATAGCGgctattaaaactttaattttctCTTAAAGCAACCaaataaatactatgttaTATTGACAGTTAAGCGGTTAAAAGCCCTGTTCTAGAGAATGGCCGTTAGGTTATTGTCGTCGTGACTCGTGAACCTAGAAATAAGTGAAAAGATATCTCTTAGAAGCTTTTAAACGCGTCCGAGAATACCTCCCTATCTACCAACAAAAGACTCCCGTGTCGCTTGCACAGACAAGAGATACAAGTAAACACTTTAtgctataaaagaaagtacaAACGCTATTATTAGTAACAAGTGTGGAGTGTTGAGCAGACGCGCCGCAGCAAAAAGAAACGCGCGGGTGACGGGCATCGATTTTTATACCCCTCGAGGGAGGCGGGGTCATGAGACGGCCAATCAGGACGCGGTGAGCCAACCAATCATGGCGCGGCTTCTTCCTTTCCGCTTTAAAAGGAAGCAGTACTTTATCGTGTAATGGAATTTGAGTTTGGAACTTCCCTGCTGGGATTAAATGCGAGAGACCAATGCAAATTGGTTCTCTCGGATTTTTTGCTTCAGTCTCAAACAGTTGCGtgagtttttaaattacatttagatTGAGACGATTAAATTATGAGTTTAAATAGGATCTGTTAGATATAATCttgaaaaagtaaaaaatatcagtAGAACATAACCTCTTGTAGAAACCACATTTGTGTTGACgacctatatttaaaaaaaaactttaacagTGCTTTCAGAACACATGAATAACTATTTAGACAATTAAAGGtgatatgaataataaaaaaagtttttattctcTAAACAAGTACTAAACGATTTCCTAGAAagaaattgttataaattcgCAATCAGTTGTTTCTATTCAGCCTGCTAAATTATTGTCGATAAAGCATCCAATCGGCATTGTCAAAGTTATCGATAAACATTGCTATACTGTAATACTAGGGACGTAACCTTATcgataatatttcattatgaaatcttagatttattaatatactaattttcaaatagtctgtaattgtaatataaaaaaaatatataatacctaTGCGAAATGTGAAGGAAAAAGTCATGATGTGAAGTGGTTTAGTTCTACACTGGTTTATTGCGACATTGTATTATGAGAGTGGCTACGTGCTACGGCGTAGCAACGTAGCGACGTTGCTCTGCGGCCGTAGAGTGATTGTAGCAAgttatctttaattttttaccgttttaataataattgtttctttgttttttattcttcCTTTCTTTTTATTGTGAATAGCAGTAACGTTTATTACCCTTAGTGCTAAGTAGTtttatgaaattgtttttCTCTTTTAATAGTTTTGAATAAGCGTTTTGCCTAGCACGTATATAGTAATAGTTACAGGAAAAAATGGATACTATTGCAATAACacattatttaacttatattaaaatgtaggTATTTTgactatattaaataaatatccatTAAAATGAGtcgttaaatataataaatctataaacaaaataatacacaagtattatttaatgtaatagatCAGTTTTGATATATACTAAGATAAATAGCAAAGGGAATCTTGAAtgggatttttattattattatcatcaaACACCCTGAATGggatttaattacatataataggAAACATAAAACTCTATATAACATTTTCTCAGACAGGTTTCATCCATCGATAATTTAGTACATCACTACCACTCCAGGGAACGCGCCAATCCTCTTTGTTACCAAatcgatatttatatatcGATATCTAACTGGTAAGCGAGAAAGCTTGTCGATGTCTATCGTGAACATTCGctttgaaaaaagaaaagaaaatggcAACATTGCTCCCAGAGTGATTTATTACCTCTCTactttgttgttttttattagacgTGGAAAAGGGCTGATTCTGAAGATAAAATCAAtgttatattcattatttaacgTCAATATGGTTTATAAGACAAAACTCGTTAggtacaaacaaataaaaaatgatacaATGGTGAAGGATGTATCTGGCAATATTGGTTTTTGATAATGAGgatgtttttaatgtaatataactataaattCAGACACAATTTTAAAGGCGTTTAATAAGCTACCACCTCCCTACTAACCTATAACTGTTAATATGTTAGCAACTTGAATAGCCGGGTATCTTGCGCTAGTCTAAACAGCTCCGGTGGATGTGATGCCGGTCCACTTATAAAATCCGCACGTTCCGCAACTATGACTTCTTTCTTCTACCAGCCCGTCTCTTGACTTGAATTTtgcctattattattaactccAACAAGTGGAATGGATGATGACGAAACTGTATAGTCTGCATAAACTTTCGTGTCGTCCCGATTCGTCGAAAGacactaaaaaatttaaaaaaagaaactaaaataaacaaatatagcacataaataaatatcaaataccTACCGTATACGTATCTGTAATAGCCTAGTTTATCCAGACAAGCAAATCTAAGTCAATTAACGTTCCTTGTTACAGATTGGGTCTTATATCACAATGGAGTGCGCTAGCTGGCAGGTATGGTGGTCTTGTCCCAGCTCCTTGGTATTGGCAGAGGCCCCACGAACGGACGCCACCTAGAGGTAAATGTTATGCTATATCTAATAATCAATACATCATTcatatttgtttcaaaacatcCCATCGATTTTTGGTTTCCTCGGGAATTTACCAAACCTGTTGGACAGCTGGAGCTTGTTCGCACGTCCCCAAAGTAGAAAATAGTACTCCTGCTAACGATGATGGCAGTAGCgatacagccttgcgattctgtaactcacttttcgaactcacacagcggttttcacagcggcggtcgcgctcaaatcagtcgtaaagcagtcattctgataaggagggagcttgtagtttattgtttttcttttctttttatttgagCGCCACcaccgctgcgaaaaccgctgtgagagttacagaatcgcaaggcagtacaCTGTACCGATTTAGAACAATAAAGTAACCATACATTACATTATAGCACATTATGCTTGATCGTATTAACGTAAGTGAAGACATTGTGGTTATAAGTATAAGCATTAAAACTAAGGGCTCTTTGAGGGCTTCAAAACGTCTTTTTGTTGGTCAAcgctacatatttatttttaagcccTTAATGCATTAGACAATAGGTGTAGATAAGTTATAGATAAGCGAGAAATAAAGTAgtcgtattttagtttttgtctCTGTATTTATAGCACAAGTGTTATACGAACttactaaaaaagtttttattttatcataactCGATGTGTCTTTAGTTTATTAGGAAgccattttaaaacatttaaatgtgCGTGTCATATGCAACCTTGATTGTATCACATAGTATTAAGGCCGTTACTAAATTTGAAAGTATTAGTTATGTAAGGTGCGATTATGGCAACACTGAACACGATAATGGCGCGAATGATGTCACTGTAACACGGATTAGCACCGCTACGGCCTCCCTCAATCGATGACTGGGATTTTATATGTTGGCGATTTTATAGCAAGTACATTACTTAATTATGCATTTAAAAGTAggtttaatttattgacaGATTGGTCtggactattttttttaaaggagtGCTTATAGCAGTGTAGGCTTTATTATTGCAACAATAATAGGTGGTCCCTTAAGCTAATGACCACAGGTAATTTCTAAAGcaagtcttttaaaaaaacgtCTAGAATTAAAACTGAACTCAAAGCTCTctttaaggtattttttttaataaattgccaACAACAAacctttgtatatttttatttttatctgtaggtatttataattttcccCACCTTtcataatattcatataaGGAACGGTGCACATATTTGCACCGCAAAAGTTAGGCGCCATGTCATTATTCTGAATACAGTTACAAAAACTACCAAAATAATTTCCAACATACATAAGACAGATCTTTTGTTTAAGTATAAAACGAAACTTCTCACATTTTCCTGCGCTATATTTATGGTAAACAAGCAATCGTCATCCCGTCTGCTCTCTCAACCCCGCTCATTTCGCTTTAATTTTCCAAAACCCATCTCCGGGGAAAACAAAGCGAACGCCATTTCACGCGGCCCAAACCGACCGAACAATGCTTTTCTACCATCGTACTATATTTATACGTGTAGCAACACTGAACTGTCAAAGCTATATCTATCCCGCTCGCTCGTGCGCCAGTTGTATTAATCGGCATTCGCGCCAAAAGCAATGTTGGCATTTGGTGATGTCGcggttgttttaattttcgaaTGTGGTTTGTTCGGATAGCTGTCACAGCATTTGTtcgtcttttatttttttttctgatcgAAGTTTATTGTTATAAGAGCAGCCTGCTTCATTTCTCTTTCCTTTGTACCTGTGTAAATTACAAAGTGCCCTgattaaaaatgcaatacGTGTATTGAAAAAAGACAGcactttttaacttaaaatatttcgaCGTCAACAACCTTAGATAAGAGACGCTTCTTCCACTCAATGTAACTTATTATTCCTCAAGTTAAAATactcaattaaataataatctaaacgCATAATAGACTCATAAACTGCTTAACTAGTAAGCGTTTGTGTAAACAGCAAGCCAACGGTAACAAAGGATTACTTGATATGGCTTCTAAAATCAATGCGAATCAGTGCTACAACTAACAAATTTACACGACCTCTCCCCGCTTACACTTTTAATCGCGTGGAGTGTCAACGTATACTGGTTAGTCATCTCAAAAGTTGTGCAAATTGTGGAACTGATTTTCGACTTAAGTAATGAGGCTTAAGGTGTTATATCGCTCGACAAACAGCTGATGTCCCGGTTCGATTGTAGTGATTCAACCGCGTTGATGACATTCGGCTTCGCGCCTTCGTGTCGTGTTCGAATTTTGAAATTCAATATTGGAATAATTTGTGACAATGTCGCTTCCGGGGGAAATTggttttattctttttaaataaatgtttaaagagtttttaaaacaaaaaatcagaGATATGAATTTAGTTAATATTGTACTTTTTGTACAAACTTAGaccaaaaacaaattaaagtatAAGATTCTgggttttaatataaagattttattaaattttatctagtataaatcatattataattaaaactagttAAGCAGAAAACACAAGAaatattgacaattgacacgcataaacaaaaacagcataactatatattatagaatttcCTTGTTAATTCGACTAATTTAACCTCAAAACTAAATCCGACACGTGAAAGCTACCAAATTGCCTAATTAAAGGCGCTGAATCCTACAATTAGATTTATTCGTATTAAACCAGAGGTAATTGGATCCGAATCGTGTCTATTTATTTCGAAACCTTTTAACGTAATCCACTAATAGTTCCATTCCACGATTTGTGAAGATTTGttcgatttatttttattacggaGTATTAAGGGCTAATAAGATTAGCAAAAATTTATGTTGGGGCCAGTCTGAGTGTAGTTTAGGTATCTTGTTTTCAAGACGAATAACATCTGCTTCATTGTTACAGAAGACTCAACAATGAACGAGGATGGATCTGCCGGAGGATCCCCTCGAACTCGCAGTCCACCTAGAGCACCTTCACCTCCATCCCCATCCCGTTCTTCACCTCGCTCCCCACGACTTCACCCTGCATTATACCAGCAACAACCAGATCCCCAAGACTCAGATCCCGACATAGACGAGAGCGACGACTTCGACAAAGATGAAAAACGAGATCCAAACACAAATCTCGGTAAACGGAAGAAGAAAACTCGCACCGTCTTCTCTCGATCGCAGGTGTTCCAACTCGAATCGACTTTCGACATGAAAAGGTACTTAAGCAGTTCAGAACGCGCTGGCTTAGCAGCGAGCCTACACCTAACAGAGACACAGGTGAAGATCTGGTTCCAAAACCGCCGGAACAAATGGAAAAGGCAGCTAGCCGCGGAATTAGAGGCTGCTAATATGGCGCACGCCGCGCAGAGATTAGTACGTGTGCCAATTTTGTATCACGAATCGAGGCCAGCGACAATGCCGCATACCCCCCTGCCATTGCACCCTCAATTCTCGAGTGAATCTGGGGTATATTTCCAACCGCAGGCCCCGCAGCAGATGCAGCCATTACCGGTGTCTCCAGTTACTTCGAGAGCGCCGTTATCCAGTTTAGTGTAGTGTCCGCTTGACGCCGCGAGGGACGCGGCGAATGGACAGTACTAACTAGTCATATTATGTGTTGTGAGTGTTGAAGTTAGGTTAGTTGTGTTATACGGGCAATATTGCAGTTCGCGAGTTGGCAACTCTATTGTGGCAATTAAagcaaattatttcaaaaggTTCCACTTCCATTTAGTAGGCAAACAATGTATGAACTTTAAGACTTTATTGAGTtactttatacatatacaaagTGCTTATAAAACAAGGTCATTAAATcgttaattaactttaataaagatacatataaatactacAAGAAGAAGAAAAGTTCACACGAACAGTCGCAGGAAGTATTGGATCAACTTGCCCGTACAACACAAAGAGATATAACGTACAAAATCGTTGTCATTGCacatttgtattatatgtatatagttttaaatcGCTAGCCAATTGTATATAGTTGCAAGACGACTGTGCTTTTTGtgtaagatatttaaatattctaagtAATTGTTACGCTTTGCCAAATATTAAGTAGTCATGTTTATTGgttttcgtaaatatttttaatgaacacTTAAGGCTGTTAGATATCGTGTAATTGtcagaatttaaaaattattttgacatttctCTATGGTGTCATCATAAagttaaatcattaaaatttttagcAAATTGTAGTAAAAAATTCGGGATGTcgaaaattactaaatttagATTCAGGCACTAAAGTTCTCTTGTCCTTTTCTATCCAATTGTCTTTACGTTGGATAAAAAGAGATAGATGAGTACTGAAATAGTGCGAATAGACTGTTTCAACTTCGTGAATATTGAAGAATGGAATAACGTGTATATCTTATACTGTGCACGTGGGCTACTGTGACCATTAAATTTATgacatgtattttaaaatacacaaaagCCATCACAGTAAATGCTCCGATCATTTTGTAGTGttaaaattagtaataaataataattttgttaccgaaaaccaaaaactatagaaataattttgtatagtgTTGCCATAATGCTAATTGTAATTAGAATAAGACCGCTATTCTAAAACGTCaaagttatttattgataGTAGTTATTACTTCGTAAATtactgtattattataattatgctaagagaaataaaatattatacatgatatctttctttaattctttaaaatgggatcgaaattgaaaaaaatcccATCGCAAATTTCTTTGGGTTCAATAGAACATTAttattgccggccttttaatacaACATATCTATGGAGTAGGTACTTAAAAAACGGTTCAAGGTCCTTGTTTAAATTTGATCCTACTGCGTTGAAAAAGGTTCAGAGTTCCTCATAATTACTCTGTCAACTGTCAAGTATACAAGAAATATTGACAATTGTCACAGTATGTCTtagataaaactaataatttaaccTTAAAACTAACACGTGCAAACTGTCAAATTGCCTAAACCAACGCTGAATCCTACAATTACATTAAATCAGAGATAATTGGAATTGGAATGAGGTTTCTGGGGTCCTCGTTATTTACTCCAACCAGCTGGCATAGGTTTGCAAGCGCTTGTATACAATATAGGGCTTCTATTATAATCTAACTAACTGCTAAATAGCAGttagttaaattaatactgaaaatatattaatagataCTTGAagctattaattatatattatttttttcggattatgcttattaatatatacattaaaattgtgtacaaaaaaatcagtggctctttaggtcttggcctcagatttctgaatctgtttcatgattcatttttaaatctaattgccaagtaggtgatcagcctccagtgcctgacacaaaccgtcgactttttgggtctaagacatgtcggtttcctcacgttttccttcaccgttcgagcaaatattaaatgcgcacatagaaagaaagtccattggtgcacagccggggatcgaacctacgacctcaggtatgagagccgcacgctgaagccactaggccaacactgctcattaaCTTATACataatcagaaaaaaataattgatcaCGTAATCTTTATAAAGacttatatacattataaaaatcttaacgGTTTTTACTCCGTTGTCCCACGCTTCAAATTTGTAGGTAGGTACTTGAAATTTGCGTGTGTAGGGTGTTAAGTATCGGCACACTTTTACTAAACCAGAACTTCCGGCACTTCCGGCCAACCACGCGTTTCCGGCGAGGGGGCTCAACAAGTGGTTACTGTTTTAATAAAGCTTCcgagtatttaattattttagttttcataTACTATACTTACTCAttcatctgtctcttttcattacAGTGTAAGCACCGTTTGACAGAAAGGGACGGAAGAGTAGGtactttagttttaatataaattaataggtaATGATTTAAtgggttaatttaaatttaaaaacgagACTTATAGCGAATTATTCCTCCCAAAGGTCAAATCATTGTCATTGTCATGTCATTTATGACGTACGGAAGTTTTAGCGCTAAGTTTCGTTTGTGAATCCAATTCTTATAGACAAAGAGGTAAGTATGTTAAGTACAGTTCTTTGAACCGAATAGCAATCTAGCATATCAATTCGGTTTTGGTCCCATGACCTCAATACTACGGAAGTTTAACTGATGATTGATGAAATGGTACCTACTTAAAATGTAAGAACAATTCCACGTTACGTTATGTGTGTATTGTCTAGATAAACACTAGAGAAACTAGAACTAAAGCTACATTTTAAGTACAGGTAGAAGAATACCATcgactaaaattatattaattaaaccgtatcagattaattaaagtatgaCGTATTAAATTTCGATAGGAAAATTTAAGTGTGTTTTAAGTAAGTTATTGTAAACATATCTtatgtattttacatttcttgcgattattaatttaactttttttccCCAGAGTtattgcctggaagagattcCTCGAAagtgataaggccgccagtagccctcctttatatttaattattttaattttaatttgcaataaagcgcaattatataaaaatatttttaaagaataatctgCGTGTAATGTTTTGTAAATGATGAATGAAAAATTGCGTAGTTAGTTCCGTCGTCGTCCGTAGTCAAGAAAAGtacataccaattcttaaaaggccggcaacgcactcacggatcactgtccatgggcggccggtatcacttaacatccggTAAGCCCATTCGCCCcctgttccataaaaaaagttaacttaacattcaaatatttacttcAAAAACACGCAACTACAGTCGTATCAGTTAATTATTCCCTCGAGTATAACAAACATGACGCATAACCAACGTAATAAACGCCAATCCCAAAAAATCGCCCCACACTCACcatatctatttaattaaGCGATTCTCGATATTAATTCGATTATTACTCTTCATAAAATGCTACAAAACTGACTTTTAGCAAACGATACAACGTCACGGAAGGCGACAGTAAAGCAATTTCGTTTTTATCGTCAAGAGATACAGATTATATTGCCCTATCGCGACCCTTATATAATTACCGTCACGAACACGCTATTCAAACGTTAACGTCCAAATGAATCGTAAcgttagaaaaataaaattcaaattgagAACTACCATTCGACGGtcattaattaagtttaaaaaaagaaaatcagaCCTTAAGTTCGAATGTGGAACGTTGAATTCGATTTGTACACCCTAATCGTAGCTGGATCAAATGAGCGCTTTCCGgaatcttaatttaattaaatttggaatgtttttgaatttggaatgttATCGCGGCATCGCGCGTGCCTCCGAGTGTTGCCACGCGCCACCACCCGATTGTGACTCGGTCGTTATCATCTGTCACTTAATTATCGAAATCGACTACATTTTTTTGCACGGTATGAGTGGGAATTGCTGCtttttaatagttaaattttCTTACTAAACTATGtttaaactgatttaaaaGAACAAACGTTTCCCTTTTCATTATTTCATGACATAGGGAAATTGGacttatttttcaatttgctTTTAAAGTTATCGATTACACAAATTGCGTGCTAATTACTCGATAAGTCGAAACGTATAATCGTCTGTCCATTTTGACAGATAACAACGAAATTACGGCTAATAGTGGGTTCCGTATCCGccatgtttgttttttaaacctgtcattattcaaatttcgaatgGCAGATGCGTTCGGATGCCTTAATCGATTTGGGAACCACGTTTTTAATTTACCTTTATACAATTGTAGGATAAAGccttaatgttattaatatatgggCTATTTTAGTTTTCAATAATTTCCAGGTAACTTTGTCTAACAtttcaaattacaaaattgAAACATGGGTGCATACAAGGCTGTCATTCGAATATGTGCCTtcattacatatacataagtacgtatattgttatatgtgttgtaaatgtaaagttgttaaatatattttgacacACGCTTCTTGAGCCGAAACAAAACAGTTAATGatctgtttaattataaacgtGCGTttacaacaattaaaatttagtttaatgaCACGTGACTTGATACTTTGTACAATATATGCTGTGGTTACAAAACATCCATAGAGAATaatcgtaaataaaaattatggaTGAGGctcatatacatttatttcagtcattattaaatacctactttGGCGATTTTTCTGTGTAAGGCTAAATCTAGTAACGACTGCAGAACCGAATACTAATTCTTATCTGTAATACTAGAGAATTAAATGTATGAATTAATATTAGTTCAAGGAGAAAGATCAAGTATTCCAATATTCCAACTTCATTGTTCTTTTAAATTACTGCAGGACTTATTTGTGCTTACAAATGTCTCGCAAAATGCTATTCTGACTAAGTTGCCATAGTTTCTgtaaggattttaattattgccattatttttgaaattttcacatatttttacaatacaatttttttgtttaaactgAGGATACAAAAACACCAAAAATTCTAGGTTTTAACCTTGGTGCTTAAAGGGCCATACAAATTCCTTAAGTAAGTTGAGGGAAGATAAATGAAGATGTGTTCACTATTTTGaacaattaaacaaaagtaagagataaaacaaaattttcattatagataaaattttataatgaaaattttgttttattgttataaatgtaaatgtcaCTTAGATGTTTTCATCTAAGTGAAATTTATGAAGCCAAGTAATCATATTCcagtttgttaaataaatgtattttgagGGTACTCTTGCACATGTAGAAATGACATATACTCCGATGGCGTAAATACCTAAAGTGCTTGGCCTTTGAGCTAAGAGAGCGCCACCTACGATTATCTACCACTGCTGTTTGCCAATtggaggagttgttcggattaataccagcagctgagtttcatcatcggacgtcgaggcagaatacgattCCACTCGCATCACCTCGacatccgtcgttccacaactgagaggtttttaaggcagtttttgttgcgcactatgtggaactagctgcccactgaagtatttccgatcCAGTTCGACTTgagatccttcaagaaaagagcgtactaattcttaaaagttcggcaacgcactcgcaactattttaattcatattctgttattatggaaattggcatacaaacaaacaaaagggtttgttttgaaacaaaataaaaataataacattacattacagagttttctagaaaaatcacacgtttctatcaaatccgtcacattaccgactgattaatttgaaatttaaaacacatggattttttttaatgtagccgtaatatttagtcactGTACCAaagtatgataaaaagtggatttagtttttttatcaaatccgacattgttctatgGCGAATTGTATATCCATTTTGACATATAACAACGAAATTACGGCTAATATTCAGTATTTGGACAT from Pieris napi chromosome 3, ilPieNapi1.2, whole genome shotgun sequence includes these protein-coding regions:
- the LOC125063798 gene encoding homeobox protein HMX3-B-like, with amino-acid sequence MDSPSSQDNDIEVNVVSGASSPDIPSSPSRKDQKSPFYDLKKDEKATGSAPYTSFSISSILNRAEPRRDSNVLEAAIAANHFGNANDAMLSRLGLISQWSALAGRYGGLVPAPWYWQRPHERTPPREDSTMNEDGSAGGSPRTRSPPRAPSPPSPSRSSPRSPRLHPALYQQQPDPQDSDPDIDESDDFDKDEKRDPNTNLGKRKKKTRTVFSRSQVFQLESTFDMKRYLSSSERAGLAASLHLTETQVKIWFQNRRNKWKRQLAAELEAANMAHAAQRLVRVPILYHESRPATMPHTPLPLHPQFSSESGVYFQPQAPQQMQPLPVSPVTSRAPLSSLV